Proteins encoded together in one Asterias rubens chromosome 4, eAstRub1.3, whole genome shotgun sequence window:
- the LOC117289550 gene encoding 60S ribosomal protein L13-like, with amino-acid sequence MTKRRNGVIPNVHFHKNWQERVKTWFDQPMRKRRRRKLRVKKALKIAPRPVAGPIRPVVRCPTFKYHTKVRGGRGFSLEELKAAGIFKRYAPTIGISVDHRRKNRSVEGLQANVQRLKEYRSKLILFPKKASLPKKGDSEEAELKLAKQLEGPIMPIRNVFKKEQARVITDEEKKHSVFQALRMGRSNARLFGIRAKRRREKEEEEREKATRKK; translated from the exons ATGACCAAGAGACGCAATGGGGTAATTCCCAATGTTCACTTCCACAAAAACTGGCAGGAGCGTGTGAAGACATGGTTCGACCAGCCTATGCGCAAGCGCCGTCGACGAAAGCTTCGTGTCAAGAAGGCCCTTAAGATTGCCCCACGCCCTGTGGCTGGCCCAATCCGCCCAGTTGTGCGATGCCCAACCTTCAAGTACCACACCAAAGTTCGTGGTGGACGAGGCTTCTCCCTTGAAGAGCTGAAG GCTGCTGGCATCTTCAAGAGGTACGCCCCAACCATCGGCATCTCCGTTGACCACAGAAGGAAAAACCGCTCAGTCGAGGGTCTCCAGGCAAATGTTCAGCGCCTGAAGGAGTACCGCTCTAAGCTCATCCTCTTCCCCAAGAAGGCTAGCCTTCCCAAGAAGGGAGACAGCGAG GAGGCCGAGCTGAAGCTGGCCAAGCAGCTGGAGGGTCCCATCATGCCGATCAGGAACGTCTTCAAGAAGGAGCAAGCCCGCGTCATCACCGACGAGGAGAAGAAGCACAGCGTGTTCCAGGCCCTCCGCATGGGGCGCAGCAACGCCAGGCTGTTCGGTATCCGTGCCAAGAGACGACGCGAGAAGGAAGAGGAGGAACGCGAGAAGGCTACGAGGAAGAAGTAA